CCTATACCAGGGGCTATCCCCTCATCTTGGAGGGCTGGCCAAGGCCTGTGCAGCCTCAGGCTGAACTCAGGGAAGCCTCCCCAGCTCCCACAGCTACGCTGGACCTGGCTTCATTTCTGCTCCCGAATTGCAGGCTGTGTCTTCTTCATGGCTGCATGAGCAACCTGTGGTGGGGGTGCCCGGGGACAGCAGGTGGACACTGGGAGCAGCGCTGTGTTTCAGGCCCTGTCCTGGCTCTACCTTGGGCGCAGGGCCTTGGTCCTCCACACTGGCTGGGGGGCTGGATGGACTGAGATTCTTCACCTGTGCTCCTTAGGGCCACGGGTCCCTGGGTGCCTGCCGCAGGGCCTCCACCCTTCGCTGTGCGTGCTTAGTTGTATGCTTATGAGTTTGGCTTTGATTAAAGGTTTCTCCTGCTAAAAAGATAACTTGAAAACCATGGGCCATAGGATGCTCTCTGTAGTCCCCACCCACACAACTGTAGCTGGGGCCTCAGCTCTTAGGACAGACCGTAGTGGACACGTGGCCAAGCCCTGGCCACCTCCCCTTTCCCTGGAAAATCTGGATCTAGAGCAATGGCCTCTTCACACAAACCTTCTCTCAGTGGTTCAGACCACATTAGGATTAGAGAAGGGCCCCACGAGGCACCGCCAGGCGTGTCTGTGAGTGACACCCCAGGATGGAAGGCAAAGGCTGACCCCAGTCTCTGTTgtgcccccccgcccccgccaggTGTTACTTACAAAGAGGTGCTCAGCTTCAAGCCTCCCCGGCAGCTGGGAGCCAGGGTCTCCAAGGAGACGGCTCTGTGAAGATCTCTGAGCTCCAGGGTGGCAGTGAGGACCACCTTCACCTTCCACCTGAGAGGGGACCCTCGTTGCCACCGTGACCTTGGCTGGGGCTTGCATCCCAAGGCATCCATCGGAGCAGACCCCTGGGTTCCATGGATCCTCCTCCCCATGCCCGTGCCTCTGCTCTCAGGCGCCCATCCTGGAGGAGCACCTGAACTTTCTGGACAGGACCTCTGGCCGACCTGGGGATGGCCTCTGATGCCTGGAACCGGGGCCCCCTTGCCCGGTGCCCTCAGAAACTTCAGAGCTGGTGGGGCTCCAGGTCAGGCCCTGGCCTCTGAGCCCTGCCTGCTCTGGGCCATGCGGAGGAAGAACAGAGGGTGGGCGCAGGGCACCAACTCAGGGACATCCCCTCTCCTGGGCGACATCAGTGGACCTTCCTGCACCCCCTGCCTGGAATGTAAATCAGCTGTGTGGCACCCACGTGGCTGGAATGAAATAGACCCTTTTGTAGCTCCCTGCTCTGGCTATGCGTCCTCATGCTGCGACCTGTCTTAAGGCCTCCAAGCCCTTGGCCTGCATGTAGAGGAGGCTGGCCTGATAGCTCAGACCCTCAGAGCCAGTTGGGGGGCCTGAGCATCCCATCTCTCCCAGGCCACAAAGCTGGTGCCCACTTCCCCAGACCTGTGCCAGTGAGCTTCAAACCCCCACGTTAGGGCTTGGCCCCCTCCCCTTTTACAGGGTGACCTTCTGCTAATGGCTTAGAGTCTGAGCCACTGTGTGTGGATCCTGAAGCCAGACCCAGGGGCAGGGCCTGATGGGGAGAAATGTTAGGATCTACCCTAGCTCTCTGCACCCTCCAAGGCCAGCATGTCCCTGGGGGGAGGGGGCACACTGAACACCTTGAGACCCCTCTGGCCCCTGTGGTGGAGTGGTGAGCACAGAGGGCTGGGTTTAGTTCTTGATCAAACTTCTAGCCCCTACCTACTACCGTGCTCCAGTGGTATCTTcatgcccaggctgctctctgcAGGCCACTCGGTGTTTCCAAGGGTGGTGGCTGGACCACAGGCCATGACCATGGGCACCTCCAAACCTGTCCCAGGGCAGGGGGTTACAGTAGAGAGAGACCAGTGAGGGGCAGGGCAGGCCAGGCGTCCTCCTCGGTGAACACTCCCACAGCTGGCCCAGCCAAATTGGACCTGATGAGCTGCCACCACAGACGGGCCTTCTCTGCCAGCGACCCTCATGCCTCTCCAGGGCATCCGGGCATGGTGGACGTGATCCCCTGGGCTCGGGAGCTGCGCTGACGTGTGGCATGGCTGCTGTCCACACGGGGCCCAGCTTCCTGCCATAGGTGACCTGAGGACTAGGGGCCCCAAAACTGACCCAACTAAACGTGAGCTCCGGCGGGGACAGGGTGGCCCCTGGGCTCCAGGGGGGCTCAGGTCTCCTCTTGGGGCACCTTGCTCCGTGGCTGTGCCCGCGCCTCCTGCCTTCCTCACTTCCTCTGTTCCCCGCCACGCTACCGCAACTCCGGTCCAGCGTCCCCGCCTCCACCGACCTTGACTCTGCTCTTAGGCCAGGGATCTTCTAGGAGCTAGAACCGGACTCTCCCTCCTTAAACCTCGGGGGCGGTGCTGCGCCTGGATGCAACCACGACCACTGCCCTGAGCCGGCCGTGGCACCACCCGCCTCCCCGCGGGCTTCTCCCGCCCGTGGCCTTTGCCTGCGGACCCCTCGCCCCGCTCGCCCTTCACCCCGGCTCTTCCTGCGCCCGGGCCGGGTGGGCCTTGGGGCTGCGCTGGACCCTGACCCGGGAGCTGGGGCAGAAGGGGTTCGCCTGGGCAGGCTCAGCCACGGACGTTCGGGCGGGGCTGCGGCGACCGCCAGCGCAGGGCCTGGGGACCCCGCCCCTCTAGGAGGGGATCGGGGCGGGGCCGAGGGGGAGGCGGAGCAGCAGCGCAGCTCGGAGGGCTGGCGGCTCCGGGTGCTGAGGCTTCCGCGCCTGCTGGTTCCTCGCTCCGGGGCGGGGCTCGCGATAGCGAGCGGGAGCAGGGCGCGGGGCGGGACCTGGGTCCGAGGCGAGAAAGCCGGAAGCCGTGCACGGGGAGCCTTCCCCTTCGACTGCAGCTTCGCTCGGCGCCTTCTGCGCGCCTGGGATCCCGGAGCCTGCCTAGGTTCTGTGCGCTCCCGCCCAGGCCTGTGCCCCCCGCCCGCCTGCGCCCCAGGCAGGTCCCAGGCCTCCGGCTGCTCCCGGCCGAAGGTGGGGACTGGCAGTGGCAGGCACCGCTAGCGAGGGCGTTTGGGGACCCAGGGTGACCACGGCGCAGCCATGGGGACCGCTCTTGTGTACCATGAAGACATGACGGCCACCCGGCTGCTTTGGGACGAGTAAGTGGGACCTGGCCGAGGTGGGGTGCGGGGAGGGACCTCTGGACTGAGCTCTTCGTCTGCCCCAGCCCCGAGTGCGAGATTGAGCGCCCTGAGCGCCTGACCGCAGCCCTGGACCGCCTGCGGCAGCGCGGCCTGGAACAGAGGTGTCTGCGGTTGTCAGCCCGCGAGGCCTCGAAAGAGGAGCTGGGCCTGGTGCACAGGTCAGGACGGGGGCGGCCCCCATAATAGGGGAGCGGGCAACCCACCTAGAAACCTGGGAACCTGGGCCTGCCCTGAGCCTGCCAGCCTTGAAGACAGATCCTCTCCCTATACACCTTGGGTGGGCTCACAGGCTTGAGGAAGTGACAGGGTGGCCACTCCCACCACAAATCCcagctccctcctcctgcccccctGCTTCTGCTGGTGaccctgcctctcctgcctgcGCATCTGCATGCAGCCCAGAGTATGTGTCTCTGGTCAGGAAGACCCAGGTCCTAGGCGAGGAGGAGCTGCAAGCGCTGTCCAGACAGTTCGACGCCATCTACTTCCACCCGGTGCGTGTCCCCGGACACACTCACCTGTGCAGACACATGCACGTTCACAGCCACAGCTGCCGATCCCAGCCAGCGTCCCCTGGTCTGTGCACGTGACATTGTCCAGCACACCTGCCTGCTGGCACTGCCAGAGCCTGGGACTGGCCTGTTGTGCTCAGCAGCTGGTGCCTTGCAGCCTGACACAAGTGTGGGCATGGCCTGCAAAGGGCAGCAGGGAAGGTGGGGGGTTCATCTGTGCCCCTGCGCCCACAGAGTACCTTTCACTGTGCACGCCTGGCCGCAGGGGCTGGACTGCAGCTGGTGGATGCTGTGCTCACGGGAACTGTGCAAAACGGGCTTGCCCTGGTGAGGTGAGAGCTGCCGCTTCCCCTGGCTGCTTCTCTGTGGGTGGCCCTGTGAGGGGTCAGGGCAACTCTGACACGACCCAAATCCTCCTCTCACGCCGTAGGCCCCCCGGGCACCACAGCCAGAGGGCAGCTGCCAACGGGTTCTGCGTGTTCAACAATGTGGCCATAGCAGCTGCACATGCCAAGCAGAAGCACGGGCtacacaggtgtgtgccaggcTGGCTGCAGGGGTGTGGGCCCAGGCCTCACAGCAAGGGGCGGCACAGGTGGCGAGAGAACCCAGCCAGCATCTTCCCATCCCTGGCCGGGCTCCTGGAGGTGGGAGGCCCTGCCCCTCAGCCAGCAGCGCTGTCTGTGCCCAGGATCCTCATCGTGGACTGGGATGTGCACCATGGCCAGGGGATCCAGTATCTCTTTGAGGATGACCCCAGGTGAGCAAGGGTGCAGACACCACCCTTtcctgcaactccagcctggcctgggaAAATCCAAAGGCAAGATACAGATGTGCTCGGGTCAGGGTTCTACGGGCAGCTGTAGAGCTGTTGAGGGTCCTGACCTCTGATCTCTGGCCCTGGCTGGCCGTTGGCAGCGTCCTTTACTTCTCCTGGCACCGCTATGAGCATGGGCGTTTCTGGCCTTTCCTTCGAGAGTCAGATGCAGACGCAGTGGGGCGGGGACAGGGCCTCGGCTTCACTGTCAACCTGCCCTGGAACCAGGTGCCTACCCTCAAGCCCCAAGCTCCCACCCAGacccctccccccagccccctcccctgccccacagTTCAGGATGTAGCCTGGGATGTCCTGCCAGGTTGGGATGGGAAATGCTGACTACATGGCTGCCTTCCTGCACCTGCTGCTCCCACTGGCCTTTGAGGTGACTGCACGGAGGATTCCCCCAGGGCAGCTGGGTGGGAGGGAACTTGGTGCCTGGAGCGCCATGGTGAAGGCAGAAGGAGAGTTATGAGCTGCCCCACTGCTGCCTGGCAGGGGAGAGTGCTCAGGAGGGGATGGGATGGGTTTGGCTTGCCCTCACCTGGGCTCCAGCCCCTCTCTCGACCCTCCCCACCCCGGCCTGACCTGTAGTTTGACCCTGAGCTGGTGCTAGTCTCAGCAGGATTTGACTCAGCCATCGGGGACCCTGAGGTGAGGGCCTTGCCTGGCCAGGGAGGGCTTCTGGGGTCCTGGAGCCCAGGTCCCCCATCACACATGGCTTTGGTTCCAGGGGCAAATGCAGGCCACGCCAGAGTGCTTCGCCCACCTCACACAGCTGCTGCAGGTGCTGGCCGGCGGCCGGGTCTGCGCCATGCTGGAGGTGACTGGGCAGGGCACATAGGGAGGGTTCCTGGGCCAGAGGTCTGGGGGTCAGGAGCATGGGAGCCAGGTGCCCAAAGGGGTACTTGGGAGGGGCATCCTGCCCGGGatagaggcaggcaggggccCTCCTGGTGACACCCCATCCCAGTGATATCCCTGCCCCAATCATATCTCCACCCTCCTCCCAGGGCGGCTACCACCTGGAATCACTGGCTGAGTCAGTGTGCATGACAGTACAGACGCTGCTGGGCGACCCGGCTCCACCCCTATCAGGGCCCATGGTGCCATGTCAGAGGTTcgaggggagggagggcaggcggGGCTGGGGTGTGAGACCAGGCGTCACCACTGTTGTATCTCCCCCACAGTGCCCTGGAGTCCATCCAGAGTGCCCGTGCTGCCCAGGCCCCGTACTGGAAGAGCCTGCAGCTGCAAGGTCAGTGTGGCCAGGTGCTAGGCTGCAGgatcccacctcaggctcccgtgCGGTGGTTATGACTCTGAACTGTCCCTAGATGCGACCCCTGTGCCAACGAGCCCCAGCACCCACTCCCCAGAGGGGAGGCCTccacctctgctgcctgggggTCCCATGTGTAAGGCAGctgcacctgcacctgcacctgcacctgcaccGAGCTCCTTCCTGGATCAGCCATGCCTCTGCCCTGCACCCTCTGTCCGCACCACTGTTGCCCTGACAGCGCCAGATACCACACTGGTCCTGCCCCCTGATGTCATCCAACAGGAAGGGTCAGCCCTGAGGGAGGAGACAGAAGCCTGGGCCAGGTGGGCAGGGCTGGCCTGGGGAGGATGGGGCCGCGTCTAcacctgtgcgtgtgtgtgcctgacGTGTAGTCACTACGTGTCTGTGTGTCCCTCTGGTCTGTCCACCACAGGCCACACAAGTCCCTGGCCCGGGAGGAGGCCCTCACTGCACTTGGGAAGCTCCTGTACCTCTTAGATGGGATGCTGGATGGGCAGGTGGGAGCACCTGTGAGGGGTTGGGGGTGCCGTGGACCTAGGGGCAGGGACCAGGACCTGCCAACGAGATGTGGCCTGTCCAGAGGAGGGCTGGGTGGTGCAGAACCACATGGATGTGAACGTTGCCTTGTGCCAAGAACGGTTCCCAGAACAGCTCCAGGGATGGGGATCACTAGCGTGTCTGACCTCTGACCTCAGCTTCTTCAGTTAAATGCTCTTTGGCAGAGAGGTGAAGGgggtgatttaaagtatacatttaggcagggtgcaatggctcatgcctataataacAGCagtttggggggccaaggtgggaggaatgtttgagctcaggagttcaagaccagcctagagaacatacagagaccctgtctccacaaaaaataaaaaagtcagccaagtatggtggcgtgtgcctgtagttcagttacttaggaggccgaggcaggaggatcacttaagcccagtagtttgagactgCGGTGAGCtataattgcgccactgcatgtCAGCCTGTGTACAGAACAAgtccctgtctctcaaaaaaagaaaaaaattacagacataagcaTCTTATTTACAGAAGCGGAGTGATTGACCTGAGTGTAAGAAGTGTGGCTGACAGTAGCCACAGAGATACACCGAATGGAGGGAACCATGGATCTGTTTACCTGGCTCGGGAGTTGGCTGCTGCCTCATCCTCCACTGTTTATACATCCCACAGGTGAACAGTGGCATCGCAGccactccagcctctgctgcAGCAGCCACCCTGGATGTGGCTATTCAGAGAGGCCTGTCCCATGGAGCCCAGAGGTAAGCCTCACTTGACCATCCGGAGCCTCTGAGGGCAGGACCTGTGGGCACCCCTATCCTGGCTGGCCAAGCAGAGCTCTGGGAATGGACTCTGGACAACAGGAACACGTGTCCTGAGGCCAGCTCTTCCTCCAGGCTGCTGTGTGTGGCCCTGGGACAGCTGGACCGGCCTCCAGACCTCGCCCATGACGGGTAGGACTCTCACGTCTTGCATCTGTCCAGCCATGGATGTGAATGGGCATGCGACAGATATGTGCCTGGGCCCCAGGGTGATGGGTGGGTGGGGCACTGTGGTACTGAATGGAGCCTTCCTCAGCTGGGGTTTGGGAGAAGGGCTGCTAGAGGCAATGCCAGGTGAGTCTCCAGCACAGAGGCTCAGCAGTCACAGCACCTCTGCCCATGGCCTGGTGACTGCTCTTCCACCTCCGCCTCTGTGGTCTGGGCTCAGGAGGGTGAGCAGGGCCTTATACTTATGCACATGTGTCCTGGAAGGAGAACTCTGTGGCTGAACATCGGGGGCAAGGAGGCAGCCGCCCTATCCATGTTCCATGTCTCCACGCCACTGCCAGTGGTGAGTGACCACGCCACGCGCCAAGGCAGGTGCTGGGGAGCCCATGGATGTGTGCCACTGCTGCTTGCTGGCATGTCATGATAGCAGGTCTCTGGTCCTTCCTGtctccctgctcctcctccaggGGCCCTGAGATTAAGAGGTTGGGGGGCCAGAGCCAGCAGGTGTCTGTAGATGAGGAGCTGGGCTCTGCTGTCCCCACAGATGACTGGTGGCTTCCTGAGCTGTATCTTGGGCTTGGTGCTGCCCCTGGCCTATGGCTTCCAGCCTGACCTGGTGCTGGTGGCGCTAGGGCCTGGTCATGGCCTGCAAGGGCCCCACGCTGCACTCCTGTCTGCCATGCTTCGGGGGCTGGCAGGGGGCCGAGTCCTGGCCCTCCTGGAGGAGGTAAGCTGGGCAGGGTGGAGGTGCTGTGGGGTGGGATGAGGGGAAGGACCAGTGACTGCTTCCGTCTTCGCCCCTGGCCCAGGACTCCACACCCCAGCTAGCAGGGATCCTGGCCCGGGTGCTGCATGGAGAGGCACCTCCTAGCCTAGGCCCTTCCTCTATGGCCTCCCCAGAGGACGTCCAGGCTCTGATGTATTTGAGAGGGCAGCTGGAGCCTCAGTGGAAGATGCTGCAGGTGAGGCTGATTGCGGAGGCATGGCTCTGCCCTGGGGCCCGGCTCTGCCGCAGAGGTTGGTGGGAAGGGCAGGGCAATTGAGTGCCCTGAACCAGCTCCGGCGCAGGAGGCCAGCTGCGCGCCTCGTCCCGGCCCCTCCTCCTGTAGTGCCGTCCTCACCTGGTGGCTTGAAAtcggccaaggtgggagcatttACGCCGCAGAAATGACACCGCACGCCAGCACCTCGCTGCCGCGATCCGGACCCCAAGCCCGCGGCTCCCACGACTCCGGGGCACGGAACCCCGCCCACTCCCACCCCCGTCCCCTCCCACCCGTGCTTCCCCCGCTCCACCCCTTACTTCGCCTTGCCCCGCCCCACCCATCGCGCCCTGGCCCGTCCCATCCGGGCCCATGCAACCCACCCTCGGTCCCGTTCCGGCCCCTGCGGCCCACTGCGCTTCGCTCCCCGCCCTTGCGCCGTTAGTAAACATGGGTCAAACGAAACCCTGGTTCTGCCTCCTTTACTGAACACGCTCGGCCTCGATCTCTCACCCGCGGTGCGGGACTCAGGCCGGAAGTGCGCCGCAGCCCCAGCCTCACTTCCACGCGCAGCCGGCGTTCCCGTGACGTATTTCCGGCGCGCCCGCCCTAGCGCTTTTCATGCTCGCGTTGCTGTGACGCGACGGAGGCGGTGGGAGCGGGAGCCGTGGGCTCTTTCCACAGGTGACGCCTGGAGAACGGGTGGACGTGCAGGCCAGAACCCAGGACCCACTGCCCACGACTGGGTTACGCCCCCAGACTCTCCGCTGCCCACGAGTCTCGGAGTGGCACCCTCTCCTGGTCGTCTCTCCTCTCGTGGGGCCTGAAGAACGGGGCAAAGCCGAGTTCGTGCACTGTACTGCGCGGGTGCGCGTTTCGTTCTTCGGGTTTGCCATGGTTCTGGGACTCCCTAAAGGTTGAGGGCTACTGAATTGGAAGAAAGGCCGAGCTGGCTTCTGGTGGGCTGCCGGGCGCCGGGCAGCGTGCTTGGGCTGGGGAGGACAGGGCGTGTTTACTCTGAGTAGAGCAACCGCAAAACCTCCTTTAAAAAATACCAGTTCTGAGCTTCGGCGTTGGAGAGGCCGCCTGTCATTCAGCCCCTTCAGACCCTCTCTCACTCCGTTTTCCGCAGCGTGAGTGAAGCCCGGGTGAGGTGTTTTCCCACACGCCGGGGGCCCGGAGCTGAGAGGGGGCATGGCCAGCATCACGCAGCTGTTCGACGACCTGTGTGAGGCCCTCCTGCCGGCTGCCAAGACTC
This window of the Rhinopithecus roxellana isolate Shanxi Qingling chromosome 13, ASM756505v1, whole genome shotgun sequence genome carries:
- the HDAC10 gene encoding polyamine deacetylase HDAC10 isoform X1, which translates into the protein MGTALVYHEDMTATRLLWDDPECEIERPERLTAALDRLRQRGLEQRCLRLSAREASKEELGLVHSPEYVSLVRKTQVLGEEELQALSRQFDAIYFHPSTFHCARLAAGAGLQLVDAVLTGTVQNGLALVRPPGHHSQRAAANGFCVFNNVAIAAAHAKQKHGLHRILIVDWDVHHGQGIQYLFEDDPSVLYFSWHRYEHGRFWPFLRESDADAVGRGQGLGFTVNLPWNQVGMGNADYMAAFLHLLLPLAFEFDPELVLVSAGFDSAIGDPEGQMQATPECFAHLTQLLQVLAGGRVCAMLEGGYHLESLAESVCMTVQTLLGDPAPPLSGPMVPCQSALESIQSARAAQAPYWKSLQLQDATPVPTSPSTHSPEGRPPPLLPGGPMCKAAAPAPAPAPAPSSFLDQPCLCPAPSVRTTVALTAPDTTLVLPPDVIQQEGSALREETEAWARPHKSLAREEALTALGKLLYLLDGMLDGQVNSGIAATPASAAAATLDVAIQRGLSHGAQRLLCVALGQLDRPPDLAHDGRTLWLNIGGKEAAALSMFHVSTPLPVMTGGFLSCILGLVLPLAYGFQPDLVLVALGPGHGLQGPHAALLSAMLRGLAGGRVLALLEEDSTPQLAGILARVLHGEAPPSLGPSSMASPEDVQALMYLRGQLEPQWKMLQVGAFTPQK
- the HDAC10 gene encoding polyamine deacetylase HDAC10 isoform X9; its protein translation is MGTALVYHEDMTATRLLWDDPECEIERPERLTAALDRLRQRGLEQRCLRLSAREASKEELGLVHSPEYVSLVRKTQVLGEEELQALSRQFDAIYFHPSTFHCARLAAGAGLQLVDAVLTGTVQNGLALVRPPGHHSQRAAANGFCVFNNVAIAAAHAKQKHGLHRILIVDWDVHHGQGIQYLFEDDPRGKCRPRQSASPTSHSCCRCWPAAGSAPCWSALESIQSARAAQAPYWKSLQLQDATPVPTSPSTHSPEGRPPPLLPGGPMCKAAAPAPAPAPAPSSFLDQPCLCPAPSVRTTVALTAPDTTLVLPPDVIQQEGSALREETEAWARPHKSLAREEALTALGKLLYLLDGMLDGQVNSGIAATPASAAAATLDVAIQRGLSHGAQRLLCVALGQLDRPPDLAHDGRTLWLNIGGKEAAALSMFHVSTPLPVMTGGFLSCILGLVLPLAYGFQPDLVLVALGPGHGLQGPHAALLSAMLRGLAGGRVLALLEEDSTPQLAGILARVLHGEAPPSLGPSSMASPEDVQALMYLRGQLEPQWKMLQVGAFTPQK
- the HDAC10 gene encoding polyamine deacetylase HDAC10 isoform X6; the protein is MGTALVYHEDMTATRLLWDDPECEIERPERLTAALDRLRQRGLEQRCLRLSAREASKEELGLVHSPEYVSLVRKTQVLGEEELQALSRQFDAIYFHPSTFHCARLAAGAGLQLVDAVLTGTVQNGLALVRPPGHHSQRAAANGFCVFNNVAIAAAHAKQKHGLHRILIVDWDVHHGQGIQYLFEDDPSVLYFSWHRYEHGRFWPFLRESDADAVGRGQGLGFTVNLPWNQVGMGNADYMAAFLHLLLPLAFEFDPELVLVSAGFDSAIGDPEGQMQATPECFAHLTQLLQVLAGGRVCAMLEGGYHLESLAESVCMTVQTLLGDPAPPLSGPMVPCQSALESIQSARAAQAPYWKSLQLQDATPVPTSPSTHSPEGRPPPLLPGGPMCKAAAPAPAPAPAPSSFLDQPCLCPAPSVRTTVALTAPDTTLVLPPDVIQQEGSALREETEAWARPHKSLAREEALTALGKLLYLLDGMLDGQVNSGIAATPASAAAATLDVAIQRGLSHGAQRLLCVALGQLDRPPDLAHDGRTLWLNIGGKEAAALSMFHVSTPLPVMTGGFLSCILGLVLPLAYGFQPDLVLVALGPGHGLQGPHAALLSAMLRGLAGGRVLALLEERTSRL
- the HDAC10 gene encoding polyamine deacetylase HDAC10 isoform X8, with translation MGTALVYHEDMTATRLLWDDPECEIERPERLTAALDRLRQRGLEQRCLRLSAREASKEELGLVHSPEYVSLVRKTQVLGEEELQALSRQFDAIYFHPSTFHCARLAAGAGLQLVDAVLTGTVQNGLALVRPPGHHSQRAAANGFCVFNNVAIAAAHAKQKHGLHRILIVDWDVHHGQGIQYLFEDDPSVLYFSWHRYEHGRFWPFLRESDADAVGRGQGLGFTVNLPWNQVGMGNADYMAAFLHLLLPLAFEFDPELVLVSAGFDSAIGDPEGQMQATPECFAHLTQLLQVLAGGRVCAMLEGGYHLESLAESVCMTVQTLLGDPAPPLSGPMVPCQSALESIQSARAAQAPYWKSLQLQDATPVPTSPSTHSPEGRPPPLLPGGPMCKAAAPAPAPAPAPSSFLDQPCLCPAPSVRTTVALTAPDTTLVLPPDVIQQEGSALREETEAWARPHKSLAREEALTALGKLLYLLDGMLDGQVNSGIAATPASAAAATLDVAIQRGLSHGAQRLLCVALGQLDRPPDLAHDGRTLWLNIGGKEAAALSMFHVSTPLPVVSDHATRQGRCWGAHGCVPLLLAGMS
- the HDAC10 gene encoding polyamine deacetylase HDAC10 isoform X2; translated protein: MGTALVYHEDMTATRLLWDDPECEIERPERLTAALDRLRQRGLEQRCLRLSAREASKEELGLVHSPEYVSLVRKTQVLGEEELQALSRQFDAIYFHPSTFHCARLAAGAGLQLVDAVLTGTVQNGLALVRPPGHHSQRAAANGFCVFNNVAIAAAHAKQKHGLHRILIVDWDVHHGQGIQYLFEDDPSVLYFSWHRYEHGRFWPFLRESDADAVGRGQGLGFTVNLPWNQVGMGNADYMAAFLHLLLPLAFEFDPELVLVSAGFDSAIGDPEGQMQATPECFAHLTQLLQVLAGGRVCAMLEGGYHLESLAESVCMTVQTLLGDPAPPLSGPMVPCQSALESIQSARAAQAPYWKSLQLQDATPVPTSPSTHSPEGRPPPLLPGGPMCKAAAPAPAPAPAPSSFLDQPCLCPAPSVRTTVALTAPDTTLVLPPDVIQQEGSALREETEAWARPHKSLAREEALTALGKLLYLLDGMLDGQVNSGIAATPASAAAATLDVAIQRGLSHGAQRLLCVALGQLDRPPDLAHDGRTLWLNIGGKEAAALSMFHVSTPLPVMTGGFLSCILGLVLPLAYGFQPDLVLVALGPGHGLQGPHAALLSAMLRGLAGGRVLALLEEDSTPQLAGILARVLHGEAPPSLGPSSMASPEDVQALMYLRGQLEPQWKMLQCRPHLVA
- the HDAC10 gene encoding polyamine deacetylase HDAC10 isoform X4, coding for MGTALVYHEDMTATRLLWDDPECEIERPERLTAALDRLRQRGLEQRCLRLSAREASKEELGLVHSPEYVSLVRKTQVLGEEELQALSRQFDAIYFHPSTFHCARLAAGAGLQLVDAVLTGTVQNGLALVRPPGHHSQRAAANGFCVFNNVAIAAAHAKQKHGLHRILIVDWDVHHGQGIQYLFEDDPSVLYFSWHRYEHGRFWPFLRESDADAVGRGQGLGFTVNLPWNQFDPELVLVSAGFDSAIGDPEGQMQATPECFAHLTQLLQVLAGGRVCAMLEGGYHLESLAESVCMTVQTLLGDPAPPLSGPMVPCQSALESIQSARAAQAPYWKSLQLQDATPVPTSPSTHSPEGRPPPLLPGGPMCKAAAPAPAPAPAPSSFLDQPCLCPAPSVRTTVALTAPDTTLVLPPDVIQQEGSALREETEAWARPHKSLAREEALTALGKLLYLLDGMLDGQVNSGIAATPASAAAATLDVAIQRGLSHGAQRLLCVALGQLDRPPDLAHDGRTLWLNIGGKEAAALSMFHVSTPLPVMTGGFLSCILGLVLPLAYGFQPDLVLVALGPGHGLQGPHAALLSAMLRGLAGGRVLALLEEDSTPQLAGILARVLHGEAPPSLGPSSMASPEDVQALMYLRGQLEPQWKMLQVGAFTPQK
- the HDAC10 gene encoding polyamine deacetylase HDAC10 isoform X5 → MGTALVYHEDMTATRLLWDDPECEIERPERLTAALDRLRQRGLEQRCLRLSAREASKEELGLVHSPEYVSLVRKTQVLGEEELQALSRQFDAIYFHPSTFHCARLAAGAGLQLVDAVLTGTVQNGLALVRPPGHHSQRAAANGFCVFNNVAIAAAHAKQKHGLHRILIVDWDVHHGQGIQYLFEDDPSVLYFSWHRYEHGRFWPFLRESDADAVGRGQGLGFTVNLPWNQVGMGNADYMAAFLHLLLPLAFESQQDLTQPSGTLRGKCRPRQSASPTSHSCCRCWPAAGSAPCWSALESIQSARAAQAPYWKSLQLQDATPVPTSPSTHSPEGRPPPLLPGGPMCKAAAPAPAPAPAPSSFLDQPCLCPAPSVRTTVALTAPDTTLVLPPDVIQQEGSALREETEAWARPHKSLAREEALTALGKLLYLLDGMLDGQVNSGIAATPASAAAATLDVAIQRGLSHGAQRLLCVALGQLDRPPDLAHDGRTLWLNIGGKEAAALSMFHVSTPLPVMTGGFLSCILGLVLPLAYGFQPDLVLVALGPGHGLQGPHAALLSAMLRGLAGGRVLALLEEDSTPQLAGILARVLHGEAPPSLGPSSMASPEDVQALMYLRGQLEPQWKMLQVGAFTPQK
- the HDAC10 gene encoding polyamine deacetylase HDAC10 isoform X7, which gives rise to MGTALVYHEDMTATRLLWDDPECEIERPERLTAALDRLRQRGLEQRCLRLSAREASKEELGLVHSPEYVSLVRKTQVLGEEELQALSRQFDAIYFHPSTFHCARLAAGAGLQLVDAVLTGTVQNGLALVRPPGHHSQRAAANGFCVFNNVAIAAAHAKQKHGLHRILIVDWDVHHGQGIQYLFEDDPSVLYFSWHRYEHGRFWPFLRESDADAVGRGQGLGFTVNLPWNQSQQDLTQPSGTLRGKCRPRQSASPTSHSCCRCWPAAGSAPCWSALESIQSARAAQAPYWKSLQLQDATPVPTSPSTHSPEGRPPPLLPGGPMCKAAAPAPAPAPAPSSFLDQPCLCPAPSVRTTVALTAPDTTLVLPPDVIQQEGSALREETEAWARPHKSLAREEALTALGKLLYLLDGMLDGQVNSGIAATPASAAAATLDVAIQRGLSHGAQRLLCVALGQLDRPPDLAHDGRTLWLNIGGKEAAALSMFHVSTPLPVMTGGFLSCILGLVLPLAYGFQPDLVLVALGPGHGLQGPHAALLSAMLRGLAGGRVLALLEEDSTPQLAGILARVLHGEAPPSLGPSSMASPEDVQALMYLRGQLEPQWKMLQVGAFTPQK